A window of Candidatus Scalindua japonica genomic DNA:
CAGTTCCATTTACGAAAGCCGTCAACCAAAATCACCAGATCATCAGCAAATCTAGCATACTCAATGTAAGTATATTTGCCTTTTCGAGTGACTTCCTTGGCCCTCTCCAGCATCTTATCCACCTCGTTGAGGTAGATATTGCTTAGTAAGGGCAAGATGACGCCTCCTTGAGGAACGCCTTTATTGCCGTTAACTTTCAATATGAGCTTCAGCAGCCTCATAACCTTGTCATCATCGACCCTTTCCGCCACCTTATTAAGAAGAATATGATGACGAACATTATCAAAATAGGCACTTAGATCTATATCGATAATTTGGGTCTTCGCCTTGACTACTGCTTCCGCTACACGGTTAACAACCGTATGAGCATGTCTTTTAGGACGACAACCATACGACCCCTCTTGAAAATCAGCTTCATAAATAGCTTCCAAGATCAACTTGAGAGACCCTTGAACCACCCGATCCTTTATAGAAGGTATCCCTAAAACCCTGACGTTGTCTTTGCCTTTGGGAATTTCCTTCCTGCGGTTTCGTAGTGGCTTGTAGGTACTTGAGACCAGCTCATTTCGTATCTGCTTGATAAAGTCATCAATTCCACCCTCTTCGACATCTTCAAATGTTACACCATCAATTCCAGGCGCTCCGTTGTTTCGTTTTGCCATATGATAGGCTTCATGAAGTGTATCAAACCTACAGACATGGACATACAGTCCCCAAAAACGACATGTCTTGTCAGCCTTCGCCTTTAAATATATCTTCCGCCTCAGTTCCTGTAACCCAATGGGCTCCTTTATCATAAAACCCTTACCTCACAATATTGTTGGAAGAATGTTAACAGCAAGGTTTCTTTGCTCCACGAATGTTAATTCGCTTCACGACTACTACAAACCTATCCGCCACCTTCTCGTCTTTCGATACACTTCCTGCTGATACAGTTATAGCATCTACCTTGCTCCAAGAAATTTCTCTCTCGGACGAGGAAGGCTTCTCCAGTTGCCCTGCATGTCCTTGTTGCCGTGCTATCGCTACCACCCCGCCGGAGTGAATATTCGTGTCAGTCAGATTTCGAATATCCATGCTGTCTTCGCTCTACGGTTGCAAGCTCGACCTCCGGGGCTTCTCACTTTCGGGGCCACCTATGCGTTCACTCTCGTTACGGCCCGGCAACTCACTCACCTCTCTAAAAGAGGCTTTGTCAATGGGCTTCAGACATTTGGTTTCCCTCTTGTCTGCCATTCAAGCTAGAAGGGTTCTGGCTCTTCCCCTGACAGGACTAACTCCTGCTGAACACGCCAGCCTTATCTGGACGCACAACCGGACGTGACAGTACCCCGTCATACGGCTCGTGTTATTCTTGATATGCCTCAACTGTAGCCAGCTTTCCAATGATAAAACAACTCCGGGTTCACTTGTCTTATCGTTTTGAGTTTTGCCACTGCTTTTCGATAACCAGTCTTATGCTTCTTACCTAGCCATTTGACCAGTTTCCGGTCTATCAGCAGTAATGTGTTTCTCAGCTCCTTTTACTATACTTCCCATAATACGCTATCCACCCTCGAAGCTTAGCATTAAATCGTTTGGAAATCTCAGATATTTCAACCTTCGTATTACGCCAGATCTTCATCTCTTTTATCACTGACCGTATTCTCTTCTGGTTGGATCGGCTTATTTCGGCTGCAAATGCTGTAAAATTCTTGCCATCCCTCTTGCTCTTTCTTGCTCTTGGCTGATAGCTGAATCCAAGGAATTCAAACTTACAATCGCTATGCGTTGCTCTACGTCTGTAGTCTCTGCAATACGATATACGTGTCTTCTCCTCGTTAACTTGCAGTTTTACCTCTGCCAGTCTCTGTTTTATCGATTCCAGTACTGTTTCTGCCTCTGCTCTGCTTGTGCAGTGTACCACTGCATCATCTGCGTATCTCACAAAGCTCACTTGCGGGTAGTGCTTAGATAGCCACACATCAAGTGAAAAGTGCAAGTAGAGGTTTGCAAGCAAAGGGCTTATTACTCCTCCTTGCGGCGTGCCCTTCCCGGCCTTTGGCTGTAGCGTGCCATCTTGCTTTTGCACAGGCATACCTAACCATCTCTCTACATACATCTTTACCCACTTCTCTCCTGAAACATGTTCTACTGCTTTTAGCATCAGCACATGATCTATTTCATCAAAGAACCTGCTTATGTCCATATCTATCACCCAGTCATGCTTGTAGCAGTTCTGTTTGACTTGGTCTATGGCTTGATGTGCACTTTTCATTGGCCTGTATCCATAGGAATTCTCATGAAAAAGGCAGTCTATCCTCTTCTCCATGTAGTCCTTCACTACTTGTTGCGCTATACGATCTCGCAGTGTCGTTATTCCTAATTTACGCATTTTGCGGCCTTTCCGCCTCTCTTTACCTTGCGGTATGCGTTTAACACCTGGTTGTACTCAATTGGTACTGTTTTGCATACGTGCATATTCATTTCTTAATCTTCCCTCACCTTTTTTTTCTTCTGCAAGGTTGTTGTAGTGAATATTCCACTGAATAACCTGAGCCCTTCACTCCTTTCCGCTTTCGCGGAATGCCATCACTACTATGGCTCAGTCCGACTTCCGTTTCACGTCTTTTACACACGTTACCCCGAAACGGATATCCCGTGTTCCATAATAAAGCCAAACTTTAAGTCATGTCGCCTGTATAACGGCGGGCACATAGCCAGTAAACAGGTTTCCGCTATGCTTATCTCTGCATCCTCAGCACAATGCGATTTTGCCCTACAACTTATGCGATTTCGTTACTTCTTCAGCGATTCATTTGCATTCATCTCTTAAAGCCACACCTGATGAGTCTTTCTCACCTTTTCTCTATCCGTTCACCACAGCAGCTTTACAGCGTTTGCAGCGTAGAGTGGTTTGGCAACCCCACCTGCATGGTGTTGCCGATACTTCGCAATGGTTAACGATTCCATTGGTGTATCATCTTTATTACAACATGTTAAAGAACTCCGTTCTTTAACTTCACGGCACAAGCAAAGAGCGCAAAGGAGATCGAGAGTGATGAAAGAAGAAGATCGGTTGTCAAAAGAAATCATAGGTGCAGCAATTGAGGTGCATCGTCACCTTGGTGCGGGGTTATTAGAATCAGCATACGAAGAGTGTCTTTGTAAGGAATTGGAAATTAGAGATATTGGGTTTGAGAGACAAAAACCTCTTGCTGTGGTTTACAAGGGAATAACATTAGATTGTGGATATAAACTGGATGTAATAGTCGAAGGCAAAGTAATTTTGGAATTAAAGTCTGTTAACAAGTTTGAACCAATTCACGACGCACAACTTTTGACATATTTAAAGCTTGCAGGTTTAAAATTGGGAATTTTGATCAATTTCAATGTTTCAATTTTAAAAGACGGGATTAAGAGAATAGTCAATAATCTTTAAAGCTTTGCGCTCTTTGCGACTTTGCGGTGAACTATTTCTTTTCAGAGACATAGTAATGGTATATAATACTGCCGATAGCGACATACAGATACAATCAGGCTTCGGGAAAGGATATATAAATGTTTAAACGAAGCGATATCTGGTGGACGTGTATTAGTCATAACGGCAGGAAGGTTCAGAGAAGTCTTGAAACCTCTGACAAAAAGCTTGCACAAGCTATAGAGGCGAAGATCAGGACTGAGATTGTGGAGGGAAAGTATTATGAGAGATTGACAGGACAGCGCAAAACCTTCAAGGATATGATGGACAGGTTTATGAAGGATTATGCTCCTACAGTCTCAATGAATACTCAAGAAGGATACAAATATTATTTAAAAAATCTTAACAGGTTTTTTGGCAATCCGGGGTTGATGTCTATAACACCTAAGATTGTAACGAAATATAAATTGTATCGCAGAGATAACGGAGCAAGCCCTTCAACTGTAAACCGTGAGCTTTATATGCTTTCAAAGGCTTTCAATCTGGCAGTTAAAGAGTGGGAGTGGCTAAAGGATAATCCTGTTTCCAGGGTACAGAAGGAGCGGGAGAACAATGAAGTTGACAGGTGGCTGACAGAAGATGAGGAGAGAAGGCTTCTTGGAAATAGTCCTGACTGGCTACGTGAGATAATAGTTTTTGCTTTGAACACAGGTTTACGACAGGATGAATTGTTATCCCTTGAGTGGAGCCGTGTAAATCTGCTCCGTAAAACTATTCTGATACAAAAGACTAAGAATAATAAGCCCAACACTCTTCCTCTGAATAGCATAGCATTGAATGTCCTTATGAAAAAGCATGAAAGTAAGGTGAGAAGCATTAAGAATGATCTTGTGTTTATCAGTAAGTCAGGTTCAAAGATTTGTAAGCGTAACCTGATAAGGGCTTTTGCCCAGGCATTAGAGAAGGCGGAGATTAAGGATTTTACATTTCATTGTCTTCGTCACACCTTTGCCACAAGATTAGCCCAGAATGGTGTAGATATTTATAAAATAGCGAAGCTCTTAAATCATAAAGACCTGAAGAATACGCAACGCTATTCGCACCATTGTCCGGAAAGTTTAATGGTTGGTGTTCAGATTTTGGAAAAGTTTGACTACAATTTTACTACAATGGCTCAAAAAGGTGGTTGAAAGTAGTTCTTGTTTTGTCGTAAGTCCTTGTTTGATAATATGGGCGATACTGGACTCGAACCAGTGACCCCTTGCTTGTCGATTAATTCTTCTAAT
This region includes:
- the ltrA gene encoding group II intron reverse transcriptase/maturase; its protein translation is MIKEPIGLQELRRKIYLKAKADKTCRFWGLYVHVCRFDTLHEAYHMAKRNNGAPGIDGVTFEDVEEGGIDDFIKQIRNELVSSTYKPLRNRRKEIPKGKDNVRVLGIPSIKDRVVQGSLKLILEAIYEADFQEGSYGCRPKRHAHTVVNRVAEAVVKAKTQIIDIDLSAYFDNVRHHILLNKVAERVDDDKVMRLLKLILKVNGNKGVPQGGVILPLLSNIYLNEVDKMLERAKEVTRKGKYTYIEYARFADDLVILVDGFRKWNWLVKAAWKRLLEELDKLDVQLNREKSKLVDLTRGGTFSFLGFDFRRTKTRLGKQGVLVTPRMKARTAFLGELKEVFRRFNSQPVDRIIQIINPMLRGWVNYFRIGNSSRCFGYVKDWVEKKIRRNLMRARKRGGFGWNRWSRNWLYNTLKLFSNYRIERYQV
- a CDS encoding reverse transcriptase domain-containing protein — translated: MRKLGITTLRDRIAQQVVKDYMEKRIDCLFHENSYGYRPMKSAHQAIDQVKQNCYKHDWVIDMDISRFFDEIDHVLMLKAVEHVSGEKWVKMYVERWLGMPVQKQDGTLQPKAGKGTPQGGVISPLLANLYLHFSLDVWLSKHYPQVSFVRYADDAVVHCTSRAEAETVLESIKQRLAEVKLQVNEEKTRISYCRDYRRRATHSDCKFEFLGFSYQPRARKSKRDGKNFTAFAAEISRSNQKRIRSVIKEMKIWRNTKVEISEISKRFNAKLRGWIAYYGKYSKRS
- a CDS encoding GxxExxY protein, coding for MKEEDRLSKEIIGAAIEVHRHLGAGLLESAYEECLCKELEIRDIGFERQKPLAVVYKGITLDCGYKLDVIVEGKVILELKSVNKFEPIHDAQLLTYLKLAGLKLGILINFNVSILKDGIKRIVNNL
- a CDS encoding tyrosine-type recombinase/integrase, producing the protein MFKRSDIWWTCISHNGRKVQRSLETSDKKLAQAIEAKIRTEIVEGKYYERLTGQRKTFKDMMDRFMKDYAPTVSMNTQEGYKYYLKNLNRFFGNPGLMSITPKIVTKYKLYRRDNGASPSTVNRELYMLSKAFNLAVKEWEWLKDNPVSRVQKERENNEVDRWLTEDEERRLLGNSPDWLREIIVFALNTGLRQDELLSLEWSRVNLLRKTILIQKTKNNKPNTLPLNSIALNVLMKKHESKVRSIKNDLVFISKSGSKICKRNLIRAFAQALEKAEIKDFTFHCLRHTFATRLAQNGVDIYKIAKLLNHKDLKNTQRYSHHCPESLMVGVQILEKFDYNFTTMAQKGG